The window ACTCGTAGGCGGTGATGAGGTCCGGCTGTGCGGTGACCAGGTCGTGCTCACTCACCTGGGTCACCACGTACTTGTGGAACCAGTCGGTGTACTCGCCCTTGCCGTCCGCGGTGCTGTTCACGACCGGGAAGCAGCGGGTGCCGTTGGTGTGGGGGTCCGGGAAGTCCCCGGTGTCGCACTCACCACCGGCGTAGCGGATGTCGGTCTGGGAGCCGCTCTCGGTGAGGATCTTCGTGATCCGCCACTTCAGCATGGGGGCGAAGCCGTCGTCCTGGGTGTCGACCCTGTTCTCGAGCTGGGTGCCGCCGAACTCCAGCGTGGGCATGGAGGCGGTGTCGCCCACGTGGCCGGTGTGGGTGATCGACTGCAACCACAGGTCCGGCGGGGTGCCGTCGCCGTTCGCGGGGTAGACGTGTTCCAGCTCCCAGGAGTCGACGTTGTCGTAGGCGGAGCCGTCGTGGACCTGGGTGGTGATGGAGTCCAGCTTCTTGCGGGTCCAGAAGGTCGGGGAGAGTTTGTTGGTGCAGTTCTGCCCCTGCGCGCAGTGCCGGTCGAAGGGGGCGTCCGGCCAGTGTCTGGCGTTGCCGCTGGTGAACTTGTCCTCGGCGCAGTCGAAGCCGTCCGTGGGGATACAGCGCTCGCTGACCGCGAAGTTGACCCGGGCGGGAGCGGTGGCGTGGACGTCGTCGGAACGCAGACCGTAGTTGATACGGCGCAGGTATCCGCCCCGGTCGTAGACCGTGGGGGAGTTGGCCTGTCCGTTGCGGCCGTAGTAGTTGCGCTCCTTGGTGTACTGGTAGGTCATCACGTTGCCGTGCGCGTCCACCACGTAGTCCAGGTTCCACCGCCATGCCTGCTGGCACCAGGAGTTGGCGAAGCTGGAACCGTTGCAGGGCTGACCCGAGTTCCGGCCGAACACCGGCACCGTCCACGCCGAGTTCGTCTCGGCATCGCCGCTGCCGTAGCCGGGAAGCCGGTTCATCCCGAAGTAGTACTGGGTGCCGTCCGTGGTGGTGATGCGCCAGTACTCGCCGTCGTTGTCGCCGTTGGTGGTGCCGGTGAGCCGCTCGATGCGGGACGCGTCGTCGTGGCGCATCCGCCACGTCCCGTCCTCGTCCAGGAACATCTCGCCGGAGCGGCCGTTCAGCGAGAACGTGGCGTTGTGCCGGGACCAGCACAGGTCCCCGGTCTTGGCCGAGTCCGGTTGGCTGTCGGCGCAGGGAACGTACTTGCGCTCGATGAAGCCGGGGTTGTAGTCGAAGCCCTCACCGATCCAGGACGTCTGGTTGTTGGAGGAGGAGACCCTGCCGTCCACGGAGGCCGAGGAGTAGCCCAGTTCGATGCCCGGGGTCAGGTCACCGGCGACGGGGGGTGTGTCGACGGGGTAGCTCCAGGAGAAACTGCCAGTCTGGAGACCGACGTCCCAGCTCGACGTGGCGGACAGGTCGGTGGCCTGGTAGTCGCCTCGGGGGCCCTCCTCCTCTGCGGCCGCGGCCAGGAGCATGCCCTCTCCGCCCAGGGCGGGCACGGTCCCGCTGAGCGTCTGGGCGTCGGTGTCGTTGTCCGTGGTGAACGTGCGCGGAGCACGGTCCTGACACTCGACGGAGTCGTCGAGGAGACAGGTGTCGACCTCGACCAGGTCGAGGCGGCCCCCGTAGTCACCGCCGTAGGCGTTGGCGAAGTCGGAGTAGTCGACCGTCAGGTCGACCGGGCCGACACCGGTCTCGTCGTCGGTCCGGGTCACACGGAGAAGCAGCCCTTCGATCCCCGCTTCCTCGGCCGCAGAGCGGTCGAGGACCTCCACCTGGACGGATTCGACGCTGCTGACCGCCGGATCGGTTTCCTCCACCTCTTCGGGGGCGGATTCGGTTGTGTTCTCCGCTTCGGGTGCGCTGCCGGTTTCCGCTTCCGGCTCTGGGCTCTCCGGCTGTTCCTGCCCCGCGTCCGGACCCTCCTCAGAACGCGCGGGCGCGTCCCCCTGTTGCTGGGGGTCCTCCTCGTCCTCGGAAGCTCCGGTGTCGACGTAGTCCTCGGCTACTTCTTCAACCCACGTTTCTTGGACGTCGTCGGAGACCTGGGCGACCGTGACCAGGTCATCGACGACCTGGAGGTCAGTTCCGGGGTCGGTGAGCCCGGTCTCGCCGACGTCACCGGTCGGCCAACTGGCCTCCAGGGGCTCGGTCAGAGCGGCGTCAGTAGCCGCGTCCTCGGTCGAGGGCGCGTCGAGGGCCCCGGCGATGTCCTCGCCCGGAACGGACGCCTCGTCCTCCACCTCGGGGCGGGTGTTGAAGGTGAGCGAGGACGCGGGAGCGGCCTGGAGGAGGCTGCCGACCAGGACCAGAGTCGCGGCATAGGTCATCGGCCTCTTGATGAAACGGATGACACGGCTGTTGGCCATGGTGCGAGCTTGTGGACGCGAGGGCTTTTCCTGGTCCGGCTCGGGTGTTCTCGCAGCGGAGTTGGACGCGTTCGGGGGCAGGTCGGACACGGCGTGCCTTTCTGACAGCGGCCGAAGCACAAGGGGGATGAGGGCGAGGACGCGGGGGGGCGGTCTACCGCTTAGAGCCTGGGGACCGGCGCGATTCCTTCCCTGACTGCGAGGATCTCGTGTTCGTCGAACACGCCCTGGTACAGGAAGACGTCGCTGATGTCTCCGGCCCAGGCATCGGAGAGCTGCTGCTCGAAGCGTCCGCCGCCGATGACGACCGGACCGTTGGCGTGCCAGGCGTCAGGCACCTCGGCCGTGCCCTGCTCGACACCGTCGAGGTAGAAGGTGGTGGTCCGCGAGGTGTGGTCGTAGGTTCCGACCAGGTGGGTCCAACGTCCGAACTCGGCGTGCTGATCGGATCTCGCCCGGTGCCAACCCGAAGCTCCCGCGGTGTCCGAAGGCGGATTCTTCAGCATCCACTGGTGGGAATCTGCTGTGTACTGGTAGCCCAGGTAGAAGCCGCTGTGATGAACACCGTCCTGGGAGACCGCCGTGGAGTTGTGCCCGACCTCGTCCAGGCGGACCCATGCCGCGACGCTGTAACTGCGGTCGGTACGGATAGCCGGGCCTTCGGTCGTGATGCGTTCGGGGACGGCTGGGTTCAGGCTCACACCAGGAGCGAAGGTGACGTCGTTGAGGGCCTTGTTCCACGCGGTCAGGGGGTCGCCGTGCAGGGTTGCGCCAAGACCGTGGTCGGAGGAGTCCGCGGCGAGGGTGCCGTCGGTCTCGTCCAGTTGCCAGCGGCCTTCCAGCGCGATGGGGCGGTTGGCCAGGGTCCAGACCTCTGAACGCGCCTCGGTGTCCTCCCCCGTGACCTCGTCGGTGACCACACGGTCCCAGACCCGTACGTCGTCGATGGCTCCGGGCCAGGCGTCGTAGAACTGACCCCGGTACCTGGCACCTCCGATGACCAGGGGGCCTTGCGCGTTCCACGGGGACTCCTGGACCGCCTCGCCCTGACGTACTCCGTCGACGTAGAGGACGAGTTGACCGGTCTCTGGATCGTGGGTTCCCAGCAGGTGGGTCCACACCCCCGTCTCAGCGGGCTCGTTCGAGTAGACGCGCCGGGAGATACTGGTCTCGTCTCCGTCGAAGGGGGCCTGTTTGAACACCCAGTTGCCCTCGGCAGTGTGGTTGTAGCCGAGGTAGAAGCCGCTGTGCCGTTCACCGTCCTGGGACACGGCCGTGTGGTTGGCTGTGGCCTCGTCCAGACGCACCCACGCCGACACGGAGAACGCGCCACTGGTGTCGACCACCGGTGCGTCGGTACGGGCGTGGCCCCCGTCCGCCGTGGTCAGGCTGGTGCCTTCCAGCTGGTAGCGGCCCTGTCGGACACCGCCCACTCGGCCTCGAGTCCAACCGGTGTCACCACTGGCCGTGGCGGTCCTGTCCGGGTCCGCCGCGTCGACGGCGGTTCCCCCTGTGCCTTCGTCGAGAGTGAAGCGGGAGATCGGGGCGCTCGGGGGCGCGACCAGGAAGTAGTACGCGAGTTCGCACGGAGACGAGTTGCCGTAGGCGTCGACAGTGCTGGCGTAGATCATGTTCGCCCCGCTACGGCTGGGCGTGATCGGGATCGTGGCACTGGCCCCGGGCTCAGCGAGCTTCACCTCGGTCGTGCACGAGGTGTCATTGAGGCTGTAGTAGTACGAAGCCGCCTGTTCGACGCCGTTGTTGGAGAAGGTGAAGTCGCCGGTGCGTCCGGCGCTGCCGTGCAGCGCGTCGTCGGCCGGGTAGTCGGTGGAGGCCACGATGGGACCGGTGTCGGGCTTGGATGTGTCGATCTTGATCCAGCACCAGTCCGACCACGGGTAGCCCCACTCGGTCTCGTCGTGTGCGATCGCCCGGTATCCCAACACCTCGCCCTCGGGAAGTCCGGTGGCGGTCACCGCGCGTTCGGAGCCCTCAGGCCAGTAGCCCACGTCGGCGTAGGAGGAGTCGGCGTACTCACGCGGTTCGGTGCCGTTGACCCGCCACTCCACACGCAGCTTGAGCTTCTGGCCGCCCCAGGCGGCGCGCGCGTCGTAGTCGCGGACAGTGGCGCGGAACGTGACGGTGGTGTTGTTGATCAGTCGCGGGTTGTCCTGGTCCGTGGAGCACACTCCGCCCAGGGAGTCGGACATGCTGGAGGTGGCCACCTGGGAGGGCGTGTTGTTGTAGTTGATCACCAGCACGGGCGGCTTACCGTCGATGTCGATGCGCCGCCAGGCGGAGTTCGAGGTCTCGTCGCGTTCCTTCAGCCGCAGGTAGACGTAGGACTCGTCGTTGTCCGCGCCCCACTGGTAGGCCTCGGTGGCGTCGAACTCCGTACCTCGGTCGGACGGGCAGGCGGCCCAGCCATCCCTGATGTTCCGTGTGTCGAGCAGAGTCCTCGCGGTGGGTTGGTTGTTCCAGGTCGTCCTGTTCGTGAAGCGGTCCACTCGGTGCAGCTCCACGTAGGAGTTGCTGTTGCAGGTGGAGGCCCACTCCACCTCGACGCGCATCGTGGCCGAGTGGATCGTGGTGGTGTCCTGCTTGATGCGTCCCGGAACGGAGAACTGGAAGAACGCGCGGCGGGTGTACGTGCCGGTGTGGTCGGAGTAGCGGCCCACACCGACATTGTCGATCTTCTTGTTGTGGTTGGCCTGGTCCGGGTAGGCCTTGTCGACATAGGCCCAGTTGAGGCGGCTGGCGCTGACCGAGGGGTCGATGTAGAGCGGGAACTCGGTGTCCTCCCCGGTGAGCAGCCCCTGGTCCGGAATGAGACGGATGGAGTCAACGCCGATCTCGGTCTCGACCAAAGCCGTGCGGGCTCCCGTGGTCGGCGCCAGGAGCGGGTTCTCACCGGCAGCCTCGTCCTGGCCGGTGGAGTCCCACATCGCCGGGGCCTGGGCTGTGAAGACGCTCTGGCCGCCCTCGTCACCGATGGCCTCGATGTTGCCGTGTTCGTCGGCGACGACGCTCACCCCGGTGGCGTTCAGGGGGAGTTCGAGTTCGGCCAGTTCCGGGGAGGCCGCGGCCTCGGGGGTGTGCACCACCAGGACCTGGGTGAAGCCCTCCACCCCGGCGGTCAGGACCAGGTCCACGTCCGGCAGCACGTCGGCGTAGGTGGCCTGGTCGCCGTCCAGGGTCGGCGTGGGCAGGTCCGCGACCCAGTCGAGCGCGACGCTGTTCGAGCCGATGCCGATCCGGGCCATCGGGGCGTCGCCGCCGCCGGAGAAGGCGATGTCCATGCCCGCCGCCCTGGGTCGGACGAGACCGTCGTCGCCGGCGACCAGGGTGGTGTCCACGTCCACCCAGCCACCCCCGGAACGAACCCGAACGGGGATCGCGGAGACCTCGGCGGTGAAGGTGCCGTCGGGGTTGGCGAAGTGCTGGGTCTTCTCGTCCGTCAGGGACGGGATCTCCACCGGCTCCCCGGTCTGCTCCGCCAGCGCGAGCGCGTCGAACTCCTCGTTCCCGCTCTGCGTGCCTTCGCTGCTGGGCGATGTGGACTCGTCGTCGGCCGCGGCGGGTACCGCGGTCAGGAGTGACAGGGCCAGAGTGGCAGCGGTGGTCACCGCCGCTACCCGGGTCAAGGGGGAGAGCATGGGGGATGCCTGTCTTGTGTTGTCGTGGTGGAACACCGTTCCCCGAGGGACAGGGACACAGTTTCTTCAAACCGGACAGAAAGCTACTAGTCACTCTGATGAGGGCACAAGGCACACGAGAGTTTTATTGTTCGCCCCAACGAAGTCAGACCTCCACTCGAACAGGTTGACATGGGCGCAAACCTCGTTGGCCGGATCCGGCCAACGGGTTCTCGTCCCGAGGACACCGTCCTCGCGGGCACGCTGTCCTTCACCCTGTGGTCGCAGGTGCGAATACTGCTGATTCTCTACAAAGCCGCAGTTCACGGTCTGTTTTTCTGCGGGTTCGAGAGCGAGGGCCGCTACCGGGAAACCGACGTGTCCTCGCCCAGGCCAGCTTTGAGGACAGTGCCCGGCATTCTCGGGAGTACCCGTCCATGTCGCCTACGCAGCCACCGGCACCTCGTGGACGCGCTCGCGACAGTCCTGGAACCAGCCCTGCTTCTCGACGGCGACCGCGTCCAAGGTGGCCGGGGAGAGTTCTCCATGGGTGGGGAAGCTCTCAGTCCGCTTCCGGAGAGTCCTGGACCGAGACGAGTCTCGACCAACGCGGTGGAACGAGGTGTGCCCATCAGACAGGTGAGGGGCAGAGGCGGCCCGAGCAGGGGTTCCCCATCAACAGCGATGGCGAGCTCCCCGTCGGGCAGCAAAGGTCACCGGGAGAAATACCGCTTTCTTCCCGTGGTAGAAAAAATTCCATGCCAGCCAGAAGTAGCATTCCGGGCCACGAGGTCGGGAGTCCCTCGCAGGACCTGCCGCCCGGAGTGCCACAGCCGTGGGACCCCGCCGCGCCCACCTCCTCACCAGCGCCGACGGAGTCAACGGCCCCCGCCAGTTCGGACGGCGCAGCCCAGCGAAGCACCCGTCCCCCGGCGCGCGATTCCCACTTGGACAACGCCAAATTCCTCCTCATCACGCTGGTGGTGGTGGGACACGCCATCGAGCCCCTGCTCGACCAGGGAGCGGCACGGGCGCTGTACTACTGGATCTACTTCTTCCACATGCCCGCGTTCATCCTCGTCAGCGGATATCTGGCGCGCTCGTTCGACGGCTCGCCCGCACGTGTCGAGAAGCTGGTCCTGTCCGTCGCCGTGCCCTATCTGGTCTTCTGGGGCATCCATAAGGGGATCTACACGGTCGAAGGCGGTGAGCTGCCCGAAACGCTGTCCCCACTGGAGCCGACCTGGACCCTGTGGTTCCTGATCGCCCTCTTCGTGTGGCGGCTGAGTGTGCCGGTGTGGCAACGCCTCAAATATCCGGTGCTCATCGCCGTGCTGATCTCGCTTTTCGCCGCATCGGTGGAACTGGGAACGACGATGTCCCTGGGCAGGGTGCTCAGTTTCCTGCCGTTCTTCGTGCTGGGTCTGTGCCTGCGGCGAGAGCACTTCGCGCTTCTGGCGCGCACACGGGTACGCGTCGTCGCGCTCGTGTTCCTGGCCTCGACCGTGCTCCTGGCTGTTCCTCTGGCCGAGCGGTTGGACAAGGACTGGTTGTACTGGGTCCACAGTCTGACCGACCGCGCCATCGATCCGCTGCTCCCGAGTGTCCTCATCCGTCTGGGCCTCATGGGGCTGGCTCTCCTCATGACCGCGGCGTTCTTAGCCCTGGTTCCGCGACGCCGCACGTGGTTCACCGACGCTGGTCGGCACACGATGTACGTGTTCCTCTGGCATTCGGTCGCCTTCATCCTGCTCAAGGCATCGCCCTGGTACGACTCCATCGACGGTGAGAAGGGGCTGGTGGTCACCGTCCTCATAGGGCTGGCCCTCGTCCCGCTGTTGTCCTCGTCGTGGGTTCGGCGCTCCACCCACTGGGTGGTGGAACCGAAGGCCGGGCGACTTCTCCGCGAGGACGTTTCCCGGAACGGCCTCTCCGGCAGTTCCTGACGCGGCCGGAACCGGACCGGGGCGACGAGGCGCCCCGGGGCTCCGGGCAGAGCGACGACCCCCGGCTCGCGCGACACATCGGTATCAACCTGACGTAGGAGTCTTGCATCTGCCCGATAAATCATGAAGGTTTTCTCCTAGGGCAGACCCGGACGCCGCGCGCGGTGACCGCACCGGAGCGCGTCCCTTCCGGCTGCTCGCTGTCCGCACGACAGAAGCCGGAAGGAGCCCACGTTGGCGAAACCGCACCGGAACCGTCCCGCTCATCCGCCCGCCCGGGGGGCGGGCCGGGTCTCCCGAGCCGTCGCCCTGGCCGCAGCGCTCACCGCGTCGCTGCTCCACGCGCCGCACGCGGCGGCCGCCGCTCCGGCCGTCCCGGCGACGAACACCTCCGCCGAGCCGTGCGCGGTCGATCCGCAGGCGCCGCCCAAGCGGCAGATGCGCGCCGAGTGGATCTCCTCGGTGGTCAACATCGACTGGCCCAGCGAGCAGGGCCTCTCACCCGAGCGGCAGAAGGCCGAGCTGATCGACCTGTACGACCGGGCGAAGGCCGACGGGCTCAACGCCGTGTTCGTGCAGATCCGGCCGACCGCCGACGCGTTCTGGCCCTCACCGCACGAGCCCTGGTCGGAGTGGCTCACCGGCACGCAGGGCACCGACCCCGGGTACGACCCGCTGGCGTTCGCGGTCGAGGAGGCGCACGCCCGCAACCTGGAGTTCCACGGCTGGTTCAACCCCTACCGGGTGGCCATGCACGACGACCCCTCGCGCCTGGTGGCCGACCACCCGGCGCGGGTCAACCCGGACTGGGTGTTCGCCTACGGCGGCAAGCTCTACTACGACCCGGGCATCCCCGAGGTGCGCGCGTTCGTCGTCGAGGCGATGATGCACGCGGTCGAGAACTACGACCTGGACGGCGTCCACTTCGACGACTACTTCTACCCCTACCCGGTGGCGGGCGAGACGGTGCCCGACCAGGACACGTTCGCCGAGTACGGCGGAGAGTTCGGCGACATCGGGGACTGGCGGCGCGACAACGTCAACCGCATGGTCCAGGAGATGGACGAGGCGGTGCACACCGCCAAGCCGCACGTGAAGTTCGGCATCAGCCCGTTCGGGATCTGGCGCAACGACACCAGCGACCCGAACGGCTCCGACACCGGCGGGTTCGAGTCCTACAGCCAGATCTACGCCGACAGCCGCAGGTGGGTGCGCGAGGGCTGGGTGGACTACATCAACCCGCAGGTCTACTGGGAGATCGGCCTGCCCGTGGCCGACTACGCGGTGCTCGTCCCCTGGTGGGAGCAGGTCACCGAGGGCACCGACGTACACCTCTACATCGGCCAGGCCGCCTACAAGGTCGGCAACGCGGGCGCCTGGTCCGACCCGGACGAACTCTCCCGGCACCTGGACCTGAACCGCGAGTACCCGGGCGTGGACGGGGACGTCTACTTCAGCGCGAACTCGCTGCGCACCAACGCCAGGGACGCCATGGACGTCGTGGTCGAACAGCACTACGCCAACCCCGCCCTGATCCCGGTCAAGGAGGACCTGGGCGGGGCCGCTCCCGCACCGCCGGTGGTCACCGCCGCCGCCCGGGCCGACGGCGGCACCGAGCTGACCATCCGCCCCGGACGCGGCGGCAGGCCCGCCTACTACGCGGTCTACGAGCTGGAGGGCGCACCCGGACGGCAGGAGGTCCCGTGCGAAGTGCAGGACGCGCGCGCACTGATCGGCACGGTGCGCGCGGCCGAGGACGGTGGCGAGACGGTCTTCACCGCGCCCGGCGGCGGTGACGTGACCTACTACGTGACCGCCCTGGACCGGCTGCACCACGAGAGCACGACGAGCAACCCGAGGCATGTGCCCCGGGGCTGACCGGCGAACCGCGGGGCCCGGCGCGCGTGCGCCGGGCCCCGCGGCCGTTCCCCTTCGGACCTCGAACCCCGACCATCACCCGCGCACGCCTCGAACAGCGACCCCTCCTCCGCCCGGGGGACGGACAGCACCCCCGCAGCGCCCCCGCGGACCGGCGCCGCCGCGGTCTCCTCCCCCGTTTCCGTCTCCGCACACCACCGTCCCCGCTCCGGACCCGCGCCCGCGCCGCCGCGGTCCGCACCGTGGTCGGTCCGTGACACCACGGCGACGGACCGGCGAAGAACGCGCCAACTCCCCCGCCAGGACCTGGCCACGGCGCGCACCGCTGGGCCAGACTCGCCGGGACCGTTCGCTCCCCCGCTAAGGACCGCAGAGGATGACCCTCCCTCCACGCTCCCCCCGACTCCTACCCCCGCTGCTCGCCCTCGCCGTCGGCGCCGCCCTGCTCTCCCCCGCACCGGCGGCCTCCGCGTCGCCGCTCCCGGCCGAGACGGCCCAGGCCGTGGCCTCGCCCGTCGACCACGTGGACCCGTTCATCGGCTCCACGAACGGCGGCAACACCTACCCCGGCGCGGTCCGGCCGTTCGGGATGATCTCCTGGAGCCCGACCACCACCCGCGGGGACCAGACCGACACCGGCGCGGCCAACGGCTACTCCTACGACGTCACGCGGGTGCGGGGCTTCGCCCTGACCCACGTCAACGGCGCCGGGTGCCACCCCGGTGCCGCCGGTGACGTGCCGATCATGCCGGTCACCGTGCCCGTGGAGAGTTCGCCCAGCGCCGACACCCGCGACGAGGTGTACGCGAGCGACTTCGACCACGCCGACGAGTCCGCCTCCCCCGGCCGCTACACGGTGACCCTGGAGAACGGGGTGCGCACGGACCTGAGCGTCACCGACCGGGCCGGTGCCGGGGAGTTCGACTTCCCCTCGGACACCCCCGCCAGCCTGCTCTTCCGCACCTCCAACTCGCTCAACGGCAGCGAGGACGCCGACGTCCGCATCGACGCGGAGGCCCGCACGGTGAGCGGTTCGGTGCTCACCGGCGCCTTCTGCGGACAGCGCGCCAACGGCGGCGAGAACAACCGGAACTCCTACTACCGGCTGCACTTCACCGCGCACTTCGACACCCCCTTCACCGAGGTGGGCACGTGGGAGGACGGCGAGCTGAAGCCGGGGGCCACCACCGCCTCCGGGGGTGAGGGCTACGTCCGCGACCAGCGGCGGGGCCGGGGCTCGGGCGGCTACGTCTCCTTCCCCGAGGGCTCCGACGTCGGCGTGCGCGTGGGCATCTCCTACGTCAGCGCGGAGAACGCCGAGGCCAACCTCGCCGCCGAGATCGCCCCCGGGCAGAGCGTGGACGCGGTGGCCGCGTCGGCGCGCGAGGCCTGGAACCGGCGCCTGCGCACGATCAGGGTCGGCGGCGGCACCGGGGACCAGCGCACCGCCTTCTACACGGCGCTGTACCACTCCCTGCTCCAGCCCAACCTGGTGAGCGACGTCGACGGCCGCTACCCGGGCATGGACGGCGAGGCGCACCGCGTGGCGGACGGACAGGACGCCCAGTACACGAACTTCTCCGGCTGGGACCAGTACCGCGCGCAGGTCCAGCTGCTCGCGCTGCTGGAGCCCGGGGTGGCCGGGGACTTCGCGCAGTCCCTGCTCAACTTCTCCGAGCAGAACGGCGGCGTGTGGGACCGCTGGGTGCACATCAACGGGCCCACGCACGTGATGACCGGCGACCCCTCGGCCGCGACGCTGGCGACGTTCGCCGCGATGGGCGTGGACGGGTTCGACGCCGAGGCCGCCTACGCGTCCCTGCGCACCCAGGCCACCGAGCCGCACCCCGACGGCCTGTCCGACGCCGGGTGCCCGGGCCAGTGCGAGGGCCAGCGCCCGAACCTGGAGCGCTACCTCGAACTCCACTACGCGCCGCAGGACGACTGCCACTGCTGGGGCGGGGCAGCGGAGACGCTGGAGGCCTCCGTGGCCGACAACGCGCTCGCCCAGTGGGCGGAGCGCCTGGGGCGCGGGGACGACGCCGCGATGTTCGCCGAGCGCGGCGGGTACTGGCGCAACGTCTACAACCCGGAGGCCACGCCGGAGGCGGGCTACGCGCAGGCGCGCGACGCCGACGGGTCCTGGGTGAGCCCCTTCGACCCCGGGCGCGACACCGGGTTCGCGCAGGGCACGAGCGCGACCTACACGTGGATGGTGCCGCACGACGTCGGCGGCCTGGCCGAGGCGATGGGCGGCCGGGAGACCGCGGCCGAGCGCCTCGACGGGTTCTTCCGTACCCCCGACGGCGCGTGGTCGGTGGGCGGCGGCGACCCGCTGCGCTACGACCCCACCAACGAGCCGGGCATCCACGCCCCGTGGATGTACAACGCGCTCGGGCAGCCGTGGAAGACCCAGGAGACGGTGCGCGAGATCGTGGACACCCAGTACGGGACGGGGCCGGGCGGCCTGCCCGGCAACGACGACCTGGGCACGATGTCGGCCTGGTACGTGTTCTCGGCTTTGGGCCTGTTCCCGCAGGCGCCGGGGCGCGGCGAGCTGCTGCTGTCGGCTCCGGTGTTCTCCTACGCCAGGATCGCGCCGGGCGGGCGCGAGCCGATCACCGTCGTCGCCCCGAACGCCGGGCCGGACACGCCCTACATCGGTTCGGTGCGCCTGGACGGGCGGGAGCACACGCGCTCCTGGCTGCCGGAGTCCTTCCTCGGCGGGGGCGGGCGCGTCACGCACGTGCTGGTCAGTGAGCCCAACACCGCGTGGGCGACCGCTCCGGAGGACCTGCCCGTCGACCACTGAGGACGTGGTCGGGCGCCGCGCTCCCGGGCGCGGTGCCCGACCACGGCCGGGTTCCCGAGCAAGTGGGGTACCCGCCCATGATCGGGTTTCCGAACGGCCGTGGGGGCCGAGCCGACCTCCGCGTGAACGGATTCCGGAAGGGTCGTGGGGACCGCCGTGACCGTCGCGGGGTCCGGCGCGCGCCGGGCCCCGCGGCCGCTCACCCGGCGGCGTGCAGCGGGCGGGCGCGCAGGGCCGCGACGGCCGGGACCAGGCTCGCGAGCAGCCCGATGCCCACGACGGCACCGGCCAGCGGCAGGTACTGGTCCAGGGGGACGGCGAGCACCACCGTCCCGCCGCCGACGAGGGCGTGGCCCACGGCGGCCACCCCGGTCAGCGCCGTGGCGGTGCCCAGCGCCACCCCCGCCAG is drawn from Nocardiopsis dassonvillei subsp. dassonvillei DSM 43111 and contains these coding sequences:
- a CDS encoding glycoside hydrolase family 10 protein — its product is MAKPHRNRPAHPPARGAGRVSRAVALAAALTASLLHAPHAAAAAPAVPATNTSAEPCAVDPQAPPKRQMRAEWISSVVNIDWPSEQGLSPERQKAELIDLYDRAKADGLNAVFVQIRPTADAFWPSPHEPWSEWLTGTQGTDPGYDPLAFAVEEAHARNLEFHGWFNPYRVAMHDDPSRLVADHPARVNPDWVFAYGGKLYYDPGIPEVRAFVVEAMMHAVENYDLDGVHFDDYFYPYPVAGETVPDQDTFAEYGGEFGDIGDWRRDNVNRMVQEMDEAVHTAKPHVKFGISPFGIWRNDTSDPNGSDTGGFESYSQIYADSRRWVREGWVDYINPQVYWEIGLPVADYAVLVPWWEQVTEGTDVHLYIGQAAYKVGNAGAWSDPDELSRHLDLNREYPGVDGDVYFSANSLRTNARDAMDVVVEQHYANPALIPVKEDLGGAAPAPPVVTAAARADGGTELTIRPGRGGRPAYYAVYELEGAPGRQEVPCEVQDARALIGTVRAAEDGGETVFTAPGGGDVTYYVTALDRLHHESTTSNPRHVPRG
- a CDS encoding acyltransferase family protein is translated as MDNAKFLLITLVVVGHAIEPLLDQGAARALYYWIYFFHMPAFILVSGYLARSFDGSPARVEKLVLSVAVPYLVFWGIHKGIYTVEGGELPETLSPLEPTWTLWFLIALFVWRLSVPVWQRLKYPVLIAVLISLFAASVELGTTMSLGRVLSFLPFFVLGLCLRREHFALLARTRVRVVALVFLASTVLLAVPLAERLDKDWLYWVHSLTDRAIDPLLPSVLIRLGLMGLALLMTAAFLALVPRRRTWFTDAGRHTMYVFLWHSVAFILLKASPWYDSIDGEKGLVVTVLIGLALVPLLSSSWVRRSTHWVVEPKAGRLLREDVSRNGLSGSS
- a CDS encoding LamG-like jellyroll fold domain-containing protein encodes the protein MLSPLTRVAAVTTAATLALSLLTAVPAAADDESTSPSSEGTQSGNEEFDALALAEQTGEPVEIPSLTDEKTQHFANPDGTFTAEVSAIPVRVRSGGGWVDVDTTLVAGDDGLVRPRAAGMDIAFSGGGDAPMARIGIGSNSVALDWVADLPTPTLDGDQATYADVLPDVDLVLTAGVEGFTQVLVVHTPEAAASPELAELELPLNATGVSVVADEHGNIEAIGDEGGQSVFTAQAPAMWDSTGQDEAAGENPLLAPTTGARTALVETEIGVDSIRLIPDQGLLTGEDTEFPLYIDPSVSASRLNWAYVDKAYPDQANHNKKIDNVGVGRYSDHTGTYTRRAFFQFSVPGRIKQDTTTIHSATMRVEVEWASTCNSNSYVELHRVDRFTNRTTWNNQPTARTLLDTRNIRDGWAACPSDRGTEFDATEAYQWGADNDESYVYLRLKERDETSNSAWRRIDIDGKPPVLVINYNNTPSQVATSSMSDSLGGVCSTDQDNPRLINNTTVTFRATVRDYDARAAWGGQKLKLRVEWRVNGTEPREYADSSYADVGYWPEGSERAVTATGLPEGEVLGYRAIAHDETEWGYPWSDWCWIKIDTSKPDTGPIVASTDYPADDALHGSAGRTGDFTFSNNGVEQAASYYYSLNDTSCTTEVKLAEPGASATIPITPSRSGANMIYASTVDAYGNSSPCELAYYFLVAPPSAPISRFTLDEGTGGTAVDAADPDRTATASGDTGWTRGRVGGVRQGRYQLEGTSLTTADGGHARTDAPVVDTSGAFSVSAWVRLDEATANHTAVSQDGERHSGFYLGYNHTAEGNWVFKQAPFDGDETSISRRVYSNEPAETGVWTHLLGTHDPETGQLVLYVDGVRQGEAVQESPWNAQGPLVIGGARYRGQFYDAWPGAIDDVRVWDRVVTDEVTGEDTEARSEVWTLANRPIALEGRWQLDETDGTLAADSSDHGLGATLHGDPLTAWNKALNDVTFAPGVSLNPAVPERITTEGPAIRTDRSYSVAAWVRLDEVGHNSTAVSQDGVHHSGFYLGYQYTADSHQWMLKNPPSDTAGASGWHRARSDQHAEFGRWTHLVGTYDHTSRTTTFYLDGVEQGTAEVPDAWHANGPVVIGGGRFEQQLSDAWAGDISDVFLYQGVFDEHEILAVREGIAPVPRL